The DNA window tgttttatttaaaaatttagtgtaaatataaaaaataacaagtcgtgattaaagtttttttataataaagtaggtcacaaacaaaataaatgatattttcataattttttgaataagacaaatgatcaaacattgcaactaaaaaagttaaacatcttatattataaaacgaagggagtagttCATAATTGCTGACTAATCAGTAAATCATTGTTGTATAGTATAAAAACAATTCAAAACTTTACTGAACTTCGACCCTTCATTTCTCAATTTAATTGTCATGCATCATATATTGGCCACTGTGTTAACTAATGACTCTTATCagcagcattttttttgtgttttgctaACTTTTCCTTCCCATTTCTCAAATTGGATATTAGGTACTTAATTGTGATTGATGACATCGGGATGGATCAATGGAGCATCATAAGTTCAGCCTTTCAAAACAATGGCACAAGCAGTAGAATAATATTGACCACGACTATTCAGTCCGTAGCTAATAGGTGCAGCCATGGCAATGGTTATGTATACCAAGTGAACACCCTTGGTGAAGAGGACTCCAAGAAACTAGCTTTGGCAGGGTTTAGATCACCTGAATCGGAGGAAGGTTCGGCATCATTACTAGGGAAATGTGATGGTCTTCCTCTTGCCCTGGTCAGTGTCTCTGATTATCTGAAGAGCTCCAGTGAAGCCACAGGAGAGTTGTGTACAAAACTGTGCCGCAAACTTGGTTCTCATCTGAAAGATCCAGATGGGCATTACAGCTTTTCAGAACTCAGGAAGGTGCTCCTTGACAACTATGACAGTTTATCTGGCTATGCTCTAAGCTGCTTGTTGTATCTTGGAATATTCCCAAGCAATCGTCCTGTCAAGAAGAAAGTTTTAATCAGGCGGTGGTTAGCTGAAGGATATGCAAGAAGTGATTGTCTTCGCAGCGAAGAGGACATTGCAGATGAGAATTTCAGTAAGCTTATTGACCGGAATATCATTCAGCCTATTAACACAAGAAACAATTCTGAAGTGAAGACGTGCAGAACTCATGGAATTATGCATGAGTTTTTGCTGAACAAGTCCTTGGCCCAGAGTTTCATCGCTACATCGTCTCATGATCATCCAACACTCAGTATCAACACTAAGGCACGCCACCTTTCTGTCCATGCTGGCGAACTGACAGAATGCATGGCATCTGATGAAGAATTATCTCGTGTCCGATCTCTGACAATCTTTGGGGATGCAGGCGATGCAATTTCATATTTTCGCAAGTGCAAGATGATACGAGTCTTGGATCTACAAGAATGCAATGATTTTAGTGACGATCATCTGAAACACATATGCAAACTGTGGCATCTGAAATACCTGAGCTTTGGGGGCAATATCAATGAGCTTCCAAGGAGCATTGAAGGACTGCATTGTTTAGAGACACTGGATTTAAGGAGAACAAGTATAAAGTTTTTGCCCTCTGAAGCAGTCATGCTGCCCCACTTAGCTCACCTGTTTGGAAAGTTTATGCTTCAAAAAGATGATCTGAAGAATGTGAACAAGATGAGTAAACTCCAAAAGTTCTTCTCTTCCAAAAAGAGCAACTTGCAAACTTTATCAGGATTTGTCACTAGTGAGAGAAAAGGATTTCTGCAACTTATTGGTGATATGAAAAGGCTGAGAAAGGTTAAGATATGGTGCAAGCATGTTGCAGGTAGCAGTAATTATATCACCGATCTTTCACAGGCCATTCAGGAATTTACCAAGGTTCCCATTGACAGGGACAATGACCGTTCTCTCTCACTTGATTCCGAAGAATGCCGAGAAAATTTTCTGAGTTCACTTGATTTGGAGCCATGCTCTGAAGGTTTCAAGTATCATCTAAGGTCACTAAAGCTAAATGGAAAGTTACTCCGGTTACCTCCATTTGTTACCTCGCTGTCAGGTCTCATTGAGCTGTGCATTTCATCCGCTACATTGACACAACATCACCTGTCACCACTGATCAATCTGAACAGACTTCTCTACCTCAAACTGATTGCAGACAAGCtcgaaaattttgaaataaaatgtgGGGCATTCCTGAGTTTACGACGCCTCTGCTTTATGGTGAAAAGTGTCACTTCAGCTCTTCCAAAAATCGAGCGAGGAGCTGTGCGAAATCTCATCTCACTCCAGCTGCTCTGTCAAGGTCTAGTTGGTCTTTCCGGCATTGAGATCAGATACCTGAAACATCTCAAGGAAGTCACGATTGACTCAGGAGTGACACCGCAAACAAAGCAGGATTGGGAACAGGCTGCAAAGAACCACCCGAACAGGCCTAGAGTTTTGTTGTTCAGAAAGGTTGATTTGATGGAAAGCAAGGAACCAGGAATATCTTGTGCCATAAGGGAGAAGAGGAAATATCGTTCAGATGATGAACTGGATTCTAGTCTTGAGAAGATGAGACTTTCAGAGCATATACACCACAAGCGGCAGAAAATTGGAGAAGGTACTAGCAGAAGTTCTACCGGCCTTTATGGAAATGTTGGAACTGATAGAACACAAGTTGACATATCTGATGAAGAGATAAGAAGGTACTGCCAGACTGAAGTTGATCAGAAGTGTGCTGAAATGTTGCAATACAAAGATAAACATTCCGGGGCGATGGATGTTGATCTGAGATAAGATGAACAAATCAATTCTCCACATGCCATGTTGATAAATATCAATCTGATGCCTGGGAAGGAATGTGATGTACAGAAGTTGTTGATGTCCACAGCGGATGCAAAAGTGGGCCGATCAGGTGGTGATGAAATTGAAATTGTTCACAACGCTAATGGCGAGAAGGTTGTTGTGCCAACCAATCCTGTGTTTCAACAAGAGGATCAGGGCATGCAGGTCTGAAGTGCCAATGTCATATGACTCAGAGTTCTATCTTGTCATATGAGGATACAAAATCATTGTAAACGGTGCAAAGAACTGACGGTGTTGAATTTGAGATtgaagggagaggagaaatTTTCTGTAGCCCAACCGGCATGTTCAGATGATGAACTGGATTCTAGCTATAGGAAGGTCAAACTTTCAGATCCTCCTCCTTCATGGCTTCAGGTGTTAGTTCATCCGGTGGCGGTAATGGCAGCTGTGTTAGCACCGCAGAATTTCTTTGCAAAATCTcgtggacatatatataattgccgCAGACTGCAATAACAGACAATTCTCAAATTTGCAAGAAAAACTTGTCAGCCTAGATTGCTGTTCAGGGTGTTAAATTACAGTCCTTTTAATGCTTGAATAATCCGCTTTGTAATTCGAGATGTAAAGAGGACCCCTTGCATCGAATTCATCCTGTTTGTAAATGGTAACTTTTTTACgggaacaaacaaaaaaattggtgCCAGTAAACTTGAAGCACCACTAGTACTTCTTAGCAAGAATAATGTGCCAACACGCATGAGTTCCCATCAAAATATAGCTCCAAGTTGTAAATTCTGACAGAGTTCCGTTTTCACCAGGATGCAACAAGTCAATAGCACAACACCGCTGAGGCATACAGTAATTCCGAAGATGGAACTCCCCATGGACCCATCAGTCccagacgccgccgccatgcgcgctgctcttccccttcctcctcgtcgAGGTGGTTGCTCAATGGGCCGATCACTGATTGATGGATAGAGAAGGGCCGTGACTGATCCATTTGAAAGGCCCATGCACAAACCCGCCGCGTCAGCTCTCGTATTCAGGGAGCCCCGGCATCCCCTGATTTTTTCAGACGAAAGTTCATCTCCAACcacagatttttttaaattttgaattttaattattaaataatttacaaatataattttgcatttcaaaaaatcacaaaactaaccttctAAGATGGGGGGAGCCACGGACGAAAATTTTACTGTATTGAACATTTGGATCAGATATTGTTTTGGATAAATGGTGCTCCtgattattaaatattaatgctTGTCTTTTGTATTCGGTCGTGTGATGCTTGATTATTTGTGTTTATGATATAACAACAATGCTGATGCTTGGTTATTTTTGTGACTGCTTGTGTTGTACTGGAATGCCAACCGGTGCTACCATGTTTACTGACGTTGCTTACTCTTGTTTCTCAAATAACGAACTGTTGTTCAGCCATATATTTTATGTACAGCGCTAACATGCTTAAACCACTGTCAGAAATcatgacatatatttaattgttcagcacatggtagtatatatataagtcctttagtttatttttattaataaacacTTTGTTCAATTCAACTATTTAAACtgtctgtaaaaaaaaattgctactCTCCACCCAAGATCACATGGAAATACATGTcaatgtttgaaaaaaaatacaataaaattgaCTTGATATTTTGTTCACGAAGgacttaaacaattttttattcgAATGAATCGTGTTGAAACCTCATCATTCCTAAAAAGAGATGATTACACCCAGGGTCCaaacatccaatcaaacaccATCTTTTGGGTACAAGATTGAGAGgtacaaccaaccaaacactaTCTTAGATTATCCATCCATGCAAGCAATCAAACAGAGTAAATTGGACTACTATAACCAGAATGAGAGCTGGCTGAATGTAAGATACTCACCAGGCTGGGGATGTAGAACCATAACATTTCAGTGTTCAATGGTGGCGCCTAACAACAATTACTGTTAAGCGATGTAGAAAGGCCGGGAAAAAGTGGTAGTTAGCAGAACCAGTCGATCGTCGAATAGGATTAATCGAGGATTCAAGGCAAAGTCGTACCTGAGTGCACCTCGCATCAGGATTCATCTTCCTCCTTCAAGACAGGTTTGATTTTGCTGTGATGCTCGTTGATCTGGCTTTGCAAGTTTTCCTTGAATTCTTGTTTATAGGATCCCGTGAGCCAGACTTCCTGGAGACTGGCCAGCTCCTTTAATCCCGAGAGCAGCAACGATGAGACGTTGCAGCAGCGGAGCTTCAGACACTCGAGACGAGGCATTGCTCCAGACTGAAATGTTACAGCGCGTAACCTCTGGTGGCAAGCGATCTGGAGAACCATGAGACTGTCGAAACCTGAGCCAAACCGGATCCTCCCTCCATCTGACGGCAACATGGCCGTCTGCAGATTCAGTTTACTGAGCTTCCGCAGCCGCGAGATCCATTCTGGCAGCTCGTGGTCTGCATCTGCACGTGCATACCCGTACAGCTTAAGGCTCTGCAGGTTCTCTGGAAACTTGGAGATGGCATCCAAGCATCCTTGGCTATTCTCCTGATCGAGCTGCACTGACACGGATTCCAAGTGGGCGAGACCAGAGATGGCAGAGCACAACTCCCGGCAGTTTCTCCGGTTGATGCCAGATACTCCAAGCTTGCGCAATTGGGTAAGCTTCTTGAGCGCTTCCAGAACAGGCCGCCACCTAACACTGACGTCGATGACACCCAGAGTGTGCAAGGTCACCATTTTCCCAATCCCTCCGGGCACCACAACCCCACCATTGTTACGGGAGCCATCAGCAGCAAGACACTGGAAGCAGCGCCTCCACGACTCCGGCAACCGGAATGAGCGGGACACCGGAGTAGCTGGTGGTGATGGCGATGCTCCTTCTTCTGGTCTTTGGATGTCAACAGCGCTGGCGTTTGTGATTGGTACAGGGGTACCGGCACGAACATACTGCAGCTTGTGTAGCTTGGTGATGCTAGGTGAAAGAGTGACAATGGAGGTTCCTCTGATATCCAGAGTCTGGAGATGCCTCAGGCCACCAAAGGAATCCGGCAGACAAGTGATATCCTTGCATCCTCTCAGGGACAGGAACTTGAGGCGAAGTAGCATCCTCCCAATATTGTCGACATCAGCATTAATTACATTGGATGCATCCTCCAGGTCGAGCACACGAAGCACTCTCATCTTGTCGGAGACGAAGAACGGCTCCCAGCGACCAAACACAGTTAAAGACCGTAACCGGAAGAAGTCAAGGCTGTCGAACACGGTGTTGTTCCTGTCCCAGCTGCTCCAAACGGCCAGGTGTTGCCCTACACCCTTTGTGGCTAGCCTGCAGCAATAGCCATCCAGCACAGACACTTCCAGCGGGGACAAAATCCCGTCCTCCATTGGCCGCGAGATCATGTACTCGTGGAAGAAGCCATTGACCTCGTAGCAGGCAGCATCCGCAGGTGTCTCCTGTATCACGCTCTGGGAGGCAAGCCTGTGGAAGAGCTTCCCCATTTCCTCCAAGCTGTTGCTTTCGGAGCCCTCGGCGTAGCCCTCCGCGATCCATCGCCTCACCAAACGCCTTCGCCGAAAGGTTTTTCCTTGAGGAAAAATCAAGAGGTACAACATGGATCTCATGAGCGATGGAGGAGAAGAGCAGAAGTAGGCACGCATCCACGCGAACAGGCCCCGTAAGCAGTAAAATTCTTGGCTGGTCTGTAACTCCTGCATGAAGTTGGCTGTCAGACGCTGACGCTGCCATTCCCTTTCCCTTGAGTCCATGTTAGACATGTTTTGCTCGGCCAAGTATCTGGCTAAAGCAACTATTACTTGGGGAAGTCCTCCGCTCCTCGATAATATAGCTTTTACATCAGGGTCGTCTCTCTGAGGCATGCTGTCTTTGATATTCTGAAACGTCTCTTCTTCAACAAACAAGCTATTATTGTTCTGAAATTCTAGCTCTCCCAATAAGCTCCTTTCAGGGAAAACTGCCAATTCTTCAAACAAGTTTACACCATCTTGGTCCTGGAATACATGTTCTCGAGACGAGCTTCTACTATTCCGAAATGAATATTCTTCAAGCGAGCTTCCATCATTCTCAAACTCATGTTCTTCCTGTTTGTTCATTTCAAAAACCCAGCCAACAACAGTCTGTTCAATTGAATTTCCATTGTTCGGAAATGCCTGTCCTACAAATagttttctattattttgaaACACCGGTTCTTCTAACAAGATTCTATTATTCAGAAGTGCCTGTTCTTCTAATAAGTTTTCACTATTCTGAAGTTCCTTTTCTTCAGTCGAACTTCCTTTATTCTGAAATGCCTGATCTTCAATTGATTTTCccttattttcaaatatctgTTCTTCGATCGAGTTTCCATTATTCTGGACTGCCTCTTCTTCAAACGACTTTGGCATATTCCGAAATGCATGTTCTTCAAATGAGTTTCCATTGTTTCTAACTGACTGTCCTTCGAACGAGTTTCCATCGTTCTGAAACGCTTGTTTTTCCTGTTCAACGCctccaaaaatatatctaaatgCTTGTTCTTCAAACGAGTCTTTATTGCTCTGAAACTCTTGTTCCTCAAACGAGTTCCTATTATGTTCCTGATATGCATGTTCTTCAAATGAGTTTCCATTGTTTCTAACTGACTGTCCTTCGAACGAGTTTCCATCGTTCTGAAACGCTTGTTTGTCCTGTTCAACGCctccaaaaatataactaaatgCTTGTTCTTCAAACGAGTCTTTATTGCTCTGAAACTCTTGTTCCTCAAACGAGTTCCTATTATGTTCCTGATATGCCTGTTCTCCAAAATAACATTATTAATCAACTacctaaattataataactaGAGGATTCGCCTTGCACAGAGcttgataaaaatagaattagatttaatatataactcttatatatatatactctatttctataaacaaaattatggttttatataaagctaaaaatataattcgATTTCATATGCAACtactaaaatgaaaaactagaATTGGATTTTAAATATCACTCTTATTTTCTCgagtgtgtgcatgcatgtgcttgcaTGGTCTCACCAAGCATGCAGGTTGTCTGTTGCTTTCAGTGTGGGAGGGGATTTGTGGTGTGGCACGAAAACATAGATTTTGACTTGGGCACGAAAGCACGTCAAGCACCaccattgtttggctttttggtaaaaattgaatggaatatttataaataaaacttacttttatatatatatatatatatatatatatatatatatatatatatgagcaaGGCCTgcaatctcaaaatcaactttagatttaaagttaaaaattcaaatttaacttataagcaaaaacaaaaataaaaagatgagacCCTAATTGTGTGGATTTAATTGCTTGCGTTACTCATCTGTTTGCAGGGGCGAAGCTACAGTCAACCGTGAGGGTTAGCTGACCTGACGAAATTTGTTTAGGCAGATAATATGGTACTAAGAATTAAGCAAGATTAATTAGTGTAGTGTGATCCTGTTGAATTAATTCTGTAGCTCCGTCGCTCTCTCTTTGTACTGCCTACACTGCGTCGCTCTCTCTTTACTGCCTATACTGCTGCCTTCCTGCTGTCTTGCTGCTCTTGGAGTGAGGGACCGAAAGAAATATTGGGGGCACAGTTAACTTGGCAAGGACATACATGGAGTGTAGGAAGGGAAATGGAGTACGTGGATGTGTTTGCTTGGcaggagaaagaaaacaaaccgaggaaaaaaataaaccatgtgcctagaaaatattaaatggaAAGGAAAAATATCCACCGGGCGGTGGAAGTCcggaaacaattttttaaaaaactctgGATGGGAAAGAATTATTCATCGGTATGGTTAAAGTTTCTGAAATCGGAAGTTTAACTGTAGACATTATAGAAAGTTAAGGTTTTAAGAAGGGACTTGAGATTTTGTGTTTCGAGAACGATtgaattttgagatttttggCACATAAACCTATACCCACAAAGAACCTGAGTTTCTATAAAGAAAAGtaggttttaaatttaaataggtTTCTCGATGGACAAAAAATGGGACATTATAATTTAGTTCTACGCAGACCTTACTATCGCCcgtgaaaattaattttgactgtcagtaaaaatcattttttagtaGAGCGTATCCAATCGATTTCACCCCTAGAGGCCACTCATATTTACACTAGTGATTGGCTATGAAATGAAAGAAACTCTCTCCTTCATATGTACTGTCACCACTTTATTCTCTACCTACATAGGGTTGTGTAAAAGAATTTACTTGTGGTTGGTCAGGGCTGAAATTAACTGAAACCATGACTTGCTTGGACGGACCATTAATATTTGAACTGAGCACAATTAGGTCATTCTTAACCCAGAAACTATCAACCCAGAAACTATCAAgtagtttttatatttatcatgTTATATAGACATTAGAGTCTTTTTAAGGTACCATCCTTTCCAgtgtaaaaagtatggtaccttgagatactaaaaatttgtactaaaattcttgataccttgaggtatttttcaaggatgataaaaaagctctaGACATTATGTGCAGAAACTATGTATTCAATGGATGATgtcttcaaattaaatttttatccaatcatctattctctctccttttatcCATCTATCACCTTGTTTTtattcttggttcttgtgtagagatgattttttgcatgagaaattatttcttcatcttttttctctcttctcattATCTCTCTTGCACATAAGATTTTTGTTTATGTGGTAAtgtatttaatgttatggaaACTATATGATATGGAGGGTTGGGATGGCCTTAGGCACCGCACGCATGGGAGGAACTAACTATTAattaaggccccgtttagttcccaaaaatttttgggacaTGGGTCACATCGGCATGTATGATCAcgtatttaaagtattaaacgtagtctaattataaaacaaatttcagattccgcctgtaaaccgcgagatgaatcttttgagtctaattaatccgtcattagcatatgttggttagtgtagcacttatgactaatcatgcactaattaggctcaaaagatacgTCTAACGATTTCCCCTATAActgcgtaattagttttaatttttattaatatttaatactccatttagttgtccaaatattcaatgtgatgtttttgaaaaataattttaggaactaaacaggacctAAATACTAGAGAATTGAAATTAAAAGGGTAGGCAGACAATAAGAACGCACCTGCAGAAAGAGATCAAAGGCTGCCTTAGATGGGAGACATCTGATGCTGCACACTAGATCGTCTGCCCCTGCGCAGTGTGTGGCGACGCTCTCTTCAGTCGTAATGACAACGAAGCAACTTTTACATTTTGCAGATATGAAGCCAGCATCTTTGATGGAGTCCCAGTCTTCCTTAGACTGCACCTCATCAATAACTACAAGGCACCGATCCGCATGCAGAACCTCACAGCACTGTCGGATGGGATTTTGGGGTTGGACTGATGAAGCCAAGCCAGACAGTAGCAAGCACCGGCAAAAACCCATGAGATTGTACGGCTGGGGGATGCTGACTGTCGCCTGACGATCAAACAGCTTGTTATAACAGCAGCGGTCGTAGACATCGGAGACCAAAGCTGTCCTCCCTGAACCAGGAATTCCCCACACGGAGACCACGTGAGGTTTCTCGGTGTGAGGTCGATCCTTTATCAGCTTGAAGAGTTTCTCGCCTTCCAAATCGCGCCCTACAAGGCTATTCTTCCCCAGACAACGACGGTCGATAGATTCCTGTGTTGGGATGGTGGTGCTCCCTTTGGCGGGTACAATACCCTGAAATTAAATGAAAGGAAATTAACATAATGCGCTGGTGACATGCTTGCATGGAAATCTTTGTGAGAAGCAAGTAATTGACGATGTTGGATTGTTACCGAATTGAAGAAGACGCAGATAGACTGATTGAGCGAGATCCGCTGCAGCTCCGATACTCGGTAAGGCTTCCCCGTGCACAAGCTTGCGATTTCATGGTTGCGAGTCGACACAACGACACGGCTTCTGTTGTTGCTTCCCCGCAGGTACGGCCTGATGGCATCCCACTGCACCACGCTGGACAGGTCTTCCAGGATGATGAGGTACCGATGTGTCTCAACCTGCCGCAGAAACTCCTTGACAAGATCCCCCGCGGACGTCTCCGTCCACGACAGAGCATCTCTCTGCCTTTTGTATTTTAGAAGAAGCCACGACAGGGCATCTCTTCCAAGAGGTTCTTGGCAAGAGTAGTTTGCGTAGAACTGAACCACCAAGCTCCTGACGAGCTCATGGGGATTGATAGGATGCGTTACCTTCACCCAGGCACGGCACCTGAAGCTGTCCTTTATCCTTGGATCATCATACATATTCCTGATGATGGAGACGGTCCCAAGGTCGTCCCCAGTTGCCCACAGCGAGATCACTCGAAGAAGATGATCGTCGCCGCTTTTCTCGGTGATGAGCTTGATGAGGTCAACTGCACCCGTGCGCCTTGCCGCGGTGTCCCTTGCCTCGGCAAGGATGTCAAATCCTGGTGCGCCAATGGCGGAGCCGGACAGTACCATCTGTTGCTGCGTGAGGGAGCCAGGGACGTCACCGATGAACCTGTAGCGTATCTTCCTCTCGCTCACGTCCTTGACGCGGGCCATCAGCTGCTGTATCTGGGTGACTGCTTCATCCACGGGCCGCGTTGCTCCCTCCTTGCTGCACATAAGCAGCTGCCATGACCAGGACGGCAGCAAGCGTAGCCACCATGACCTCTTACTATTATCTGTGTCCAGATGGAGGATGAACTCGATGCAGTCCTCAAAATCGTAAGACAAGTCACGCACTTGCCTCACCCAGGTCCTCACTACACTGGTCTTCACCAGCTCCCCGTCGGCCGAGCTGAGGAAGGACTGCATCATCTCAAACTCATCTGTGATGAACACCA is part of the Oryza brachyantha chromosome 11, ObraRS2, whole genome shotgun sequence genome and encodes:
- the LOC102721118 gene encoding disease resistance protein RGA4-like, translating into MESAAASAFLKSVMGRLFMALEKEYSKHRALAQESESLQQDLRMIAAAMDDQLSVMRRSDARSAVARLHTEQMLNLAHDIEDCIDRFMHRLTCKQTRASAGAAASLVSRMAHELKKVKSRSSFGDEIQKLKKRLNEAHQRVVAINPSSVVVAGGQPAAAGSSSPLPARITENPVGIVGPVEELLSLMDEVEGEPEQMRVISVVGFGGLGKTTLARAVYDHPRAEEKFRHRAWVSAAGSPEIGEGMRKILRDVLQQVRPSNAMDVDGQHLEASLKEYLKDKRYLIVIDDIGMDQWSIISSAFQNNGTSSRIILTTTIQSVANRCSHGNGYVYQVNTLGEEDSKKLALAGFRSPESEEGSASLLGKCDGLPLALVSVSDYLKSSSEATGELCTKLCRKLGSHLKDPDGHYSFSELRKVLLDNYDSLSGYALSCLLYLGIFPSNRPVKKKVLIRRWLAEGYARSDCLRSEEDIADENFSKLIDRNIIQPINTRNNSEVKTCRTHGIMHEFLLNKSLAQSFIATSSHDHPTLSINTKARHLSVHAGELTECMASDEELSRVRSLTIFGDAGDAISYFRKCKMIRVLDLQECNDFSDDHLKHICKLWHLKYLSFGGNINELPRSIEGLHCLETLDLRRTSIKFLPSEAVMLPHLAHLFGKFMLQKDDLKNVNKMSKLQKFFSSKKSNLQTLSGFVTSERKGFLQLIGDMKRLRKVKIWCKHVAGSSNYITDLSQAIQEFTKVPIDRDNDRSLSLDSEECRENFLSSLDLEPCSEGFKYHLRSLKLNGKLLRLPPFVTSLSGLIELCISSATLTQHHLSPLINLNRLLYLKLIADKLENFEIKCGAFLSLRRLCFMVKSVTSALPKIERGAVRNLISLQLLCQGLVGLSGIEIRYLKHLKEVTIDSGVTPQTKQDWEQAAKNHPNRPRVLLFRKVDLMESKEPGISCAIREKRKYRSDDELDSSLEKMRLSEHIHHKRQKIGEGTSRSSTGLYGNVGTDRTQVDISDEEIRRYCQTEVDQKCAEMLQYKDKHSGAMDVDLR
- the LOC121055696 gene encoding disease resistance protein Pik-2-like — translated: MAELAIGISRTAIEALVNKFNSAIKEEEDQWQAMRRDLVFITDEFEMMQSFLSSADGELVKTSVVRTWVRQVRDLSYDFEDCIEFILHLDTDNSKRSWWLRLLPSWSWQLLMCSKEGATRPVDEAVTQIQQLMARVKDVSERKIRYRFIGDVPGSLTQQQMVLSGSAIGAPGFDILAEARDTAARRTGAVDLIKLITEKSGDDHLLRVISLWATGDDLGTVSIIRNMYDDPRIKDSFRCRAWVKVTHPINPHELVRSLVVQFYANYSCQEPLGRDALSWLLLKYKRQRDALSWTETSAGDLVKEFLRQVETHRYLIILEDLSSVVQWDAIRPYLRGSNNRSRVVVSTRNHEIASLCTGKPYRVSELQRISLNQSICVFFNSGIVPAKGSTTIPTQESIDRRCLGKNSLVGRDLEGEKLFKLIKDRPHTEKPHVVSVWGIPGSGRTALVSDVYDRCCYNKLFDRQATVSIPQPYNLMGFCRCLLLSGLASSVQPQNPIRQCCEVLHADRCLVVIDEVQSKEDWDSIKDAGFISAKCKSCFVVITTEESVATHCAGADDLVCSIRCLPSKAAFDLFLQAYQEHNRNSFEEQEFQSNKDSFEEQAFSYIFGGVEQDKQAFQNDGNSFEGQSVRNNGNSFEEHAYQEHNRNSFEEQEFQSNKDSFEEQAFRYIFGGVEQEKQAFQNDGNSFEGQSVRNNGNSFEEHAFRNMPKSFEEEAVQNNGNSIEEQIFENKGKSIEDQAFQNKGSSTEEKELQNSENLLEEQALLNNRILLEEPVFQNNRKLFVGQAFPNNGNSIEQTVVGWVFEMNKQEEHEFENDGSSLEEYSFRNSRSSSREHVFQDQDGVNLFEELAVFPERSLLGELEFQNNNSLFVEEETFQNIKDSMPQRDDPDVKAILSRSGGLPQVIVALARYLAEQNMSNMDSREREWQRQRLTANFMQELQTSQEFYCLRGLFAWMRAYFCSSPPSLMRSMLYLLIFPQGKTFRRRRLVRRWIAEGYAEGSESNSLEEMGKLFHRLASQSVIQETPADAACYEVNGFFHEYMISRPMEDGILSPLEVSVLDGYCCRLATKGVGQHLAVWSSWDRNNTVFDSLDFFRLRSLTVFGRWEPFFVSDKMRVLRVLDLEDASNVINADVDNIGRMLLRLKFLSLRGCKDITCLPDSFGGLRHLQTLDIRGTSIVTLSPSITKLHKLQYVRAGTPVPITNASAVDIQRPEEGASPSPPATPVSRSFRLPESWRRCFQCLAADGSRNNGGVVVPGGIGKMVTLHTLGVIDVSVRWRPVLEALKKLTQLRKLGVSGINRRNCRELCSAISGLAHLESVSVQLDQENSQGCLDAISKFPENLQSLKLYGYARADADHELPEWISRLRKLSKLNLQTAMLPSDGGRIRFGSGFDSLMVLQIACHQRLRAVTFQSGAMPRLECLKLRCCNVSSLLLSGLKELASLQEVWLTGSYKQEFKENLQSQINEHHSKIKPVLKEEDES